Proteins from one Calditrichota bacterium genomic window:
- a CDS encoding isocitrate/isopropylmalate dehydrogenase family protein: MAKYKVAWLPGDGVGNDVMEATRIVLDKLNFDAEYIHGDIGWEFWKHEGEPLPSRTVEMMKDTDCALFGAITSLPKEEAQDALDENLKDKGLVYFSPIVRLRQEFNLHTNLRPCKAYPGNPLNLKEGIDLVVFRENTEGMYGGVEFHPIPQEVFDVLDKHHPKMKKFAQYGLENMAMSTRLMSRQKCRNIVTQAFEYAKTHNYKSVTVVDKPNVIRETGGLMIRTAREVAKNYPGIELWETNIDAQAMWLVKNPMDYGVMVAENMFGDILSDLAAQLVGGLGFASSGNMGDDYAVFEPTHGSAPKYHGKYKVNPMAMFLTAKLMLDWLKETDKADRLEKAIAKVIKDGKAKTYDMGGNTTTLEMAEAVAAEL, encoded by the coding sequence ATGGCAAAATATAAAGTTGCATGGTTACCGGGAGATGGTGTTGGCAATGACGTAATGGAAGCAACGCGCATCGTTCTTGATAAGCTAAATTTCGATGCTGAGTACATTCATGGTGATATCGGCTGGGAATTTTGGAAACACGAAGGAGAGCCCCTTCCTTCACGAACTGTGGAAATGATGAAAGATACAGATTGTGCCCTTTTTGGCGCGATTACTTCTTTGCCAAAAGAAGAAGCACAGGATGCTTTAGATGAAAATCTTAAAGATAAAGGTCTAGTATATTTTTCTCCAATTGTTCGTCTTCGCCAGGAGTTTAACCTGCACACAAACTTGCGTCCATGTAAAGCTTATCCGGGTAATCCGCTTAATCTAAAAGAAGGCATCGACCTGGTTGTATTTCGTGAAAATACAGAAGGTATGTATGGTGGCGTTGAGTTTCATCCAATCCCACAGGAAGTCTTTGATGTATTGGACAAGCATCACCCCAAAATGAAAAAATTCGCACAGTATGGTCTTGAAAACATGGCTATGTCCACAAGACTAATGAGCCGCCAGAAATGCCGCAATATTGTTACCCAGGCGTTTGAATACGCAAAAACTCATAACTATAAATCCGTAACTGTGGTAGACAAACCAAATGTTATTCGCGAGACAGGTGGTTTAATGATCCGTACAGCACGAGAAGTTGCTAAAAACTATCCTGGAATTGAGTTATGGGAAACAAACATTGATGCTCAAGCTATGTGGCTTGTAAAAAATCCAATGGACTATGGTGTAATGGTTGCTGAAAATATGTTCGGCGATATTTTATCTGACTTGGCAGCTCAATTGGTTGGTGGTCTTGGTTTTGCATCCAGCGGAAATATGGGTGATGATTACGCGGTATTTGAGCCAACTCATGGTTCTGCGCCAAAGTATCATGGTAAATACAAAGTAAATCCAATGGCTATGTTCTTAACTGCAAAATTGATGCTGGATTGGTTAAAAGAAACGGATAAGGCAGATCGTTTGGAAAAAGCCATTGCCAAAGTTATAAAAGATGGTAAAGCAAAAACTTATGATATGGGTGGAAACACAACTACTCTTGAAATGGCAGAAGCTGTAGCAGCGGAGCTGTAA